One Mucilaginibacter ginkgonis genomic region harbors:
- a CDS encoding DUF7009 family protein — MKVRLKAGSLRYRLTQSDVAKFTKEGVVHEILDFGDDKLTYVLQRTSQPNMFATFKNNIITLFVPEKDADKWTATETVGVEHKGNQLHLLLEKDFTCLENVDEDQSDNYPNPLAKKDHE, encoded by the coding sequence ATGAAAGTTAGATTAAAGGCCGGCAGCCTTCGTTACAGGCTTACCCAATCAGACGTGGCGAAATTTACCAAAGAGGGCGTGGTGCACGAAATCTTAGATTTCGGCGATGATAAGTTAACTTACGTTTTGCAGCGCACCAGTCAGCCAAATATGTTTGCCACTTTTAAAAATAACATCATTACCTTATTTGTGCCCGAAAAGGATGCCGATAAATGGACCGCGACGGAAACTGTAGGCGTTGAACATAAAGGAAACCAGCTGCATTTACTGCTTGAGAAGGATTTTACCTGCCTGGAAAATGTCGACGAAGACCAGAGTGACAACTATCCCAACCCCTTAGCTAAAAAAGATCATGAGTAA
- the fdhD gene encoding formate dehydrogenase accessory sulfurtransferase FdhD has product MSNASSISLPVVKVNQHGSTEVADELAVEEPLEIRLESGPEEARSVKNISVTMRTPGNDAELAIGFLFTEGIIQSKDDVADASHCFIACAENKENVIQVNVRPSVTANLKNTDRNFYTTSSCGVCGKGSINAIRTVGTYIDTKDHNSVKQDILLQLPEILRQQQEVFDSTGGLHASALFTTEGDLITLREDVGRHNALDKVIGAALMADMLPLGDKVLLLSGRASFELVQKAVMAGINIIAAVGAPSTLAVQLAAEFNITLIGFLRGSRYNIYTGSHRVRHSSLVYNYES; this is encoded by the coding sequence ATGTCTAACGCTTCATCCATATCGCTGCCTGTTGTCAAAGTAAATCAGCATGGCTCAACAGAAGTTGCAGATGAGTTGGCTGTTGAAGAGCCTCTTGAGATAAGACTTGAAAGCGGCCCGGAAGAAGCGAGGTCTGTCAAAAATATCTCGGTGACGATGCGCACGCCCGGTAATGATGCAGAACTGGCAATCGGTTTTCTTTTTACTGAAGGCATTATCCAAAGCAAAGACGACGTAGCAGACGCATCGCACTGCTTTATTGCTTGCGCAGAGAATAAAGAAAATGTCATACAGGTTAATGTTAGGCCAAGCGTCACCGCCAATCTCAAAAACACTGACCGGAATTTCTACACCACCTCCAGCTGCGGGGTTTGCGGTAAAGGTTCTATAAACGCAATCCGTACGGTTGGCACTTACATTGATACGAAAGACCATAACAGCGTAAAGCAGGATATTCTTTTACAACTACCCGAAATCTTGAGGCAACAACAAGAAGTTTTTGACAGCACCGGTGGGCTGCATGCTTCGGCATTGTTCACTACCGAAGGCGATTTGATTACCCTTCGTGAAGATGTCGGCAGGCACAACGCTTTGGATAAAGTTATCGGCGCTGCGTTAATGGCAGATATGCTGCCGCTTGGCGATAAGGTATTACTCCTTAGCGGCCGCGCAAGTTTTGAGTTAGTGCAAAAGGCTGTTATGGCAGGCATCAATATTATCGCTGCGGTAGGGGCGCCTTCTACATTGGCCGTTCAGTTAGCAGCCGAATTTAATATTACACTTATAGGTTTTTTGCGGGGTAGCCGGTATAACATCTACACTGGTTCCCACCGCGTAAGACATTCTTCTCTTGTTTATAATTATGAAAGTTAG
- the guaB gene encoding IMP dehydrogenase, with amino-acid sequence MLNPSKFIAEGLTYDDVLLIPAYSEVLPRDVDTSTYLTRKIRLNVPIVSAAMDTVTGSSLAIAIAQAGGIGILHKNMTIAQQAEEVRRVKRSESGMIQDPVTVSVDALVGDAVKIMKDYRVGGIPVVNANGKLSGIITNRDLRFLKDMSKPVREVMTGDGLITAPEGTTLLQAEEILQAHKIEKLPVINADNKLVGLITFKDIQKFKHYPKACKDEHGRLRVGAAVGVSGDNIDRVKALVAAGVDVIVVDTAHGHSKGVIDMVKAAKSLYPELQVIAGNIATADAARALADAGADAVKVGIGPGSICTTRIVAGVGVPQLYAVYECAEALKDIGIPVIADGGIKQTGDIVKAIAAGASSIMAGSLFAGVEESPGETILYEGRKFKSYRGMGSVDAMEKGSKDRYFQDETDVVTKLVPEGIVGRVPYKGTLAEVIYQYIGGLRAGMHYCGATDIPQLQDAKFVRITAAGMRESHPHDITITKESPNYTR; translated from the coding sequence ATGCTCAACCCCTCAAAATTTATTGCCGAAGGTTTAACCTACGACGACGTATTGCTTATCCCGGCTTATTCTGAAGTTTTACCGCGCGACGTTGACACCAGCACCTATCTTACTCGCAAGATCAGGTTAAATGTGCCAATTGTTTCGGCGGCCATGGATACCGTTACAGGTTCGTCGCTGGCAATTGCCATTGCGCAGGCAGGTGGTATTGGTATACTGCATAAAAACATGACTATTGCGCAACAGGCTGAAGAAGTGCGCAGGGTGAAGCGGTCAGAAAGCGGTATGATCCAGGACCCGGTTACTGTAAGTGTTGACGCATTAGTTGGCGACGCGGTAAAGATCATGAAGGATTACAGGGTGGGGGGCATACCGGTAGTGAATGCAAATGGCAAACTGTCTGGTATCATTACAAACCGTGACCTGCGTTTCTTAAAAGATATGAGCAAACCTGTGCGCGAAGTGATGACCGGCGATGGGCTGATCACTGCACCCGAGGGCACAACTTTGCTTCAGGCAGAAGAAATTCTACAGGCACACAAGATCGAGAAGCTTCCGGTAATAAATGCCGACAATAAACTAGTTGGGCTGATCACCTTTAAGGACATCCAAAAATTTAAACATTACCCAAAAGCGTGTAAGGATGAGCATGGCAGGCTAAGGGTTGGCGCAGCTGTTGGCGTATCGGGCGATAATATCGACAGGGTAAAAGCCTTAGTTGCCGCGGGTGTGGATGTGATTGTTGTGGATACCGCACACGGACACTCAAAGGGTGTTATAGATATGGTAAAGGCAGCTAAGAGCCTTTATCCCGAATTGCAGGTCATTGCCGGAAACATTGCTACAGCCGATGCAGCGCGCGCTTTGGCCGATGCCGGCGCAGACGCGGTTAAGGTAGGAATAGGTCCGGGTTCCATTTGTACAACACGTATTGTAGCAGGCGTAGGCGTTCCGCAATTGTACGCCGTTTATGAATGTGCCGAAGCGTTGAAAGACATAGGCATACCGGTTATTGCCGATGGTGGTATTAAACAGACGGGAGATATTGTTAAAGCTATTGCCGCGGGTGCCAGTTCCATCATGGCCGGTTCGCTGTTCGCTGGTGTGGAAGAATCGCCGGGCGAAACCATCCTTTACGAAGGCCGTAAGTTCAAGTCATACCGTGGCATGGGTTCTGTCGATGCTATGGAGAAAGGCTCTAAAGACCGGTATTTCCAGGACGAAACAGACGTAGTGACTAAATTGGTACCCGAAGGTATTGTTGGCCGTGTACCTTACAAAGGTACTTTGGCAGAGGTGATCTATCAGTACATTGGCGGTTTACGTGCAGGTATGCACTACTGCGGTGCTACAGATATCCCACAATTGCAGGATGCTAAATTTGTGCGGATTACCGCTGCCGGTATGCGCGAGTCGCACCCGCATGATATCACGATCACAAAGGAAAGCCCGAATTATACGAGGTAA
- a CDS encoding M16 family metallopeptidase, translated as MSLDRTISPQFGAIDHIKLVEPVRVDLPNGCTLFYFNSGGQDLVRIEWIFNNLPFDSAKPILNHVTNAMIVEGTNSLDASQIADKIDYYGAFLHADYGFDHSQVTMHSLSKHLGEVLSVIKDILTDAIYPELEVQTFVRNQQQKLQVSLKKNDVLARRAFNKAVYGNNTYGHSTEIAELQQLQREDILAHYREMYQPQNCTIFAAGKIDENTLALLTETFGTNWENKGAPQLAEPQITPSSEHFIYIDKPGALQSAIRMGLQTINRTHEDFPALQVLNTVLGGYFSSRLMDNIREDKGYTYGIGSGVSSLKYAGALFIATEVGADVTADALKEIEKEIILLKTELIPDDELALVKNYMLGSLLGSLENIFSHADKFKNVYFSGLDYSYYERYTDVVKSVTSEQLLELANKYLDLDKMYRVVVGKM; from the coding sequence ATGAGCCTCGACAGAACCATATCACCGCAATTCGGCGCTATCGACCATATTAAACTGGTTGAACCTGTAAGGGTTGACTTGCCAAATGGCTGCACGCTGTTTTATTTCAATTCGGGCGGGCAAGACCTGGTGCGGATAGAGTGGATTTTTAACAACCTGCCTTTCGACTCGGCAAAGCCGATATTAAATCACGTAACAAATGCGATGATCGTAGAGGGAACAAACAGTCTTGACGCCTCGCAGATCGCGGATAAGATAGACTACTACGGTGCCTTCCTGCACGCTGATTATGGCTTTGACCATTCGCAAGTTACGATGCACAGTTTAAGCAAGCACCTGGGCGAGGTATTATCGGTTATAAAAGACATATTAACCGACGCCATCTATCCCGAACTGGAAGTGCAGACTTTTGTACGCAACCAGCAGCAAAAACTACAGGTAAGTTTAAAAAAGAATGATGTGCTGGCCCGGCGTGCGTTCAACAAAGCTGTTTATGGCAACAATACCTATGGCCACAGCACAGAGATAGCAGAACTGCAACAATTGCAGCGCGAAGATATCTTGGCGCACTACCGCGAAATGTATCAGCCGCAGAATTGCACCATATTCGCTGCAGGAAAAATTGACGAAAATACCTTAGCCCTGCTTACAGAAACGTTTGGCACAAACTGGGAAAATAAGGGCGCACCGCAACTTGCCGAGCCGCAAATTACACCGTCTTCAGAGCATTTCATATACATCGATAAACCGGGCGCTTTACAATCGGCTATCCGCATGGGCTTGCAAACCATTAACCGTACACATGAAGATTTTCCGGCCTTGCAGGTTTTGAACACCGTTTTAGGGGGCTATTTTAGTTCGCGTTTGATGGACAACATTCGCGAAGATAAAGGTTACACGTATGGCATCGGTTCGGGCGTTAGCTCATTAAAATATGCAGGTGCGTTATTTATTGCCACAGAAGTGGGTGCCGATGTAACTGCAGACGCGCTTAAAGAAATAGAGAAAGAGATCATCCTCTTAAAAACAGAACTGATACCTGACGATGAGCTGGCACTGGTTAAAAACTATATGCTGGGTTCACTGCTGGGAAGTTTAGAGAACATCTTTTCGCACGCCGACAAATTTAAGAACGTTTACTTCTCGGGCTTAGATTACTCATATTACGAACGATACACAGATGTTGTAAAGTCGGTTACATCAGAGCAGTTATTAGAACTCGCTAACAAATACCTCGACCTGGATAAGATGTACAGGGTTGTGGTAGGGAAGATGTAA
- a CDS encoding M16 family metallopeptidase has protein sequence MVKFNRYTLSNGLRVLVHEDHTTPMAVVNILYDVGARDEDESQTGFAHLFEHLMFGGSVNIPVYDEPLQRAGGENNAFTSNDITNYYITLPATNIETAFWLESDRMLSLAFSEKSLEVQRNVVMEEFKQRYLNQPYGDVWLKLRPMVYKQHPYRWATIGKELSHIENAHIDDVKAFFKKHYNPLNAIMVIGGDVDPAQVINLAEKWFGPIPAGEKYVRNLPAEPQQDEIRRDTVHANVPLNDIYIAFQAPDRLHNGYYAVDLLGDILSRGNSSRLYRTLVKEQQLFGEIHAYITGSIDTGMFVVEGKPLEGISIDVAEAAIWDQLEKIKNMDVPDDELTKVKNKIESTLMFSEMSLLDRAMNLAYYELLGDADMMNEEAAHYLNVTSADIREHANKIFRKENSSTLIYIAEPQTADLETE, from the coding sequence ATGGTTAAATTTAACCGATACACCTTAAGCAACGGCTTGCGGGTTTTAGTCCACGAAGACCATACTACGCCAATGGCGGTGGTGAATATTTTATATGATGTGGGCGCCCGCGATGAAGATGAATCGCAAACCGGTTTTGCGCATTTATTTGAACACCTGATGTTTGGCGGGTCGGTTAATATTCCTGTTTACGACGAACCTTTACAGCGCGCGGGCGGCGAAAACAACGCCTTCACCAGTAACGATATTACCAATTACTACATCACGCTTCCGGCAACCAACATAGAGACCGCCTTTTGGCTGGAAAGTGACCGCATGCTAAGCCTTGCCTTTAGCGAAAAAAGCCTTGAGGTGCAGCGCAATGTGGTAATGGAAGAATTTAAGCAACGCTACCTAAACCAGCCTTATGGCGATGTGTGGTTAAAACTGCGCCCAATGGTTTACAAGCAACATCCATATCGTTGGGCTACTATTGGTAAAGAACTGTCACATATTGAAAACGCGCACATTGATGATGTTAAGGCGTTTTTCAAAAAGCACTACAATCCGCTTAACGCAATTATGGTGATAGGTGGAGATGTAGACCCGGCACAGGTTATCAATTTGGCAGAAAAATGGTTCGGGCCTATCCCGGCAGGTGAGAAATATGTACGTAACCTCCCGGCGGAACCGCAGCAGGACGAAATTCGCCGCGATACCGTTCATGCTAACGTTCCGCTCAACGACATATACATCGCTTTTCAAGCTCCGGACCGCTTGCACAACGGATATTATGCTGTCGATCTGTTGGGTGACATTTTATCGCGCGGAAATTCGTCGCGCTTATATCGCACATTGGTGAAAGAGCAACAACTGTTTGGCGAGATACACGCTTACATTACCGGCAGCATCGATACCGGGATGTTTGTAGTAGAAGGTAAACCGTTAGAAGGTATCAGCATAGATGTTGCTGAAGCTGCAATCTGGGACCAGCTCGAGAAGATCAAAAATATGGATGTGCCCGATGACGAATTGACCAAGGTGAAAAATAAAATAGAGTCTACGTTGATGTTCTCTGAAATGTCGCTGCTCGATCGTGCCATGAACCTTGCATATTACGAATTATTAGGCGATGCCGATATGATGAACGAAGAGGCCGCCCATTATTTAAATGTTACATCTGCCGATATACGTGAGCATGCCAATAAGATCTTTAGAAAGGAAAATTCATCGACATTGATCTACATCGCAGAACCGCAAACCGCTGACCTGGAAACTGAATAA
- a CDS encoding phosphoribosylpyrophosphate synthetase: MKNYETLVDATNDLLQRGYTANLSFEDDSDKIQDKSQNIELGADDFEVDEFYRFEGPSNPSDMSIVYAISSQRYNLKGTLVDAYGTYANSSASAVEAKLHHHQVSDNLHGEDRPKA; the protein is encoded by the coding sequence ATGAAAAATTACGAAACTTTAGTGGATGCCACTAACGACCTTTTACAAAGAGGATATACAGCCAATTTGAGCTTCGAGGATGACAGCGATAAAATTCAGGACAAATCACAAAATATTGAATTAGGCGCAGATGACTTCGAGGTGGACGAGTTTTACCGTTTCGAGGGGCCAAGTAACCCGTCAGATATGTCAATTGTTTACGCTATCTCATCGCAGCGTTACAACCTTAAAGGCACGCTTGTAGACGCCTATGGCACATATGCTAATAGCAGCGCATCAGCGGTTGAAGCTAAGTTGCACCATCACCAGGTGAGTGACAATCTGCATGGCGAAGACCGCCCGAAAGCTTAA
- a CDS encoding YdcF family protein — protein sequence MQFILSKVLLPLLLPITWVLILALCALLAKNQKTKKRLLLSLVCVLIVFSIPFFIDTYARLWDYPQTQLPNNKKYSCVIVLGGYSGEKEDGTGFFDVAVDRLVESIELLNTNKASHILLTGGDGSLDSRGFSEANWVRGELAKLNVPDSLVLIEGKSKNTIENAQFTKKLLADNHLQPPYLLVTSAFHMRRADYVFKKAGLDVVPYPANYIAGISRTSYSSFIPSADALARWQLYTKEFVGLIVAKIRKF from the coding sequence ATGCAATTTATCCTTTCAAAAGTTTTACTCCCGCTTTTACTACCCATCACATGGGTGCTTATTTTGGCGCTATGCGCATTGTTAGCCAAAAATCAAAAAACGAAAAAACGTTTATTACTTAGCTTGGTATGTGTATTAATTGTTTTTTCAATTCCGTTTTTTATTGATACGTATGCACGCTTGTGGGACTATCCTCAAACACAACTTCCTAACAATAAAAAATACAGTTGTGTAATAGTTTTAGGGGGTTACTCGGGAGAGAAAGAAGACGGCACCGGTTTTTTTGACGTTGCCGTAGATCGATTAGTTGAAAGCATTGAGTTATTAAATACAAATAAAGCGAGCCATATTTTGCTTACTGGAGGTGATGGCAGCCTTGATTCCCGGGGTTTTAGCGAAGCAAACTGGGTACGCGGCGAATTGGCTAAATTGAATGTGCCCGATAGTTTAGTACTTATAGAAGGGAAGTCTAAGAACACGATAGAGAACGCTCAGTTCACTAAAAAGCTGCTTGCCGATAATCATTTGCAGCCACCTTATTTGCTGGTGACTTCTGCTTTTCACATGCGCCGTGCTGACTATGTTTTTAAAAAAGCCGGACTTGATGTTGTGCCCTACCCCGCAAATTACATAGCCGGCATTAGCAGAACATCTTACAGTTCTTTTATACCGTCTGCAGACGCGCTTGCGCGCTGGCAACTATACACCAAAGAGTTTGTGGGATTGATAGTAGCTAAAATAAGGAAGTTTTAA
- a CDS encoding dipeptidase, whose translation MAEPGKKPQNNLLMFIVDAHLDLSMNALEWNRDLRQPVADINAREAGLNDKPDRGKATVSLPELRKGNIGLVVATQIGRYVAPDNPLPGWHSPQQAWAQTQGQLAWYKAMEAEGEMVQVADLLTLEKHLTLWNNGEPNDAKPVGYILSLEGADSIIDVSYLEKAYQSGLRAVGPAHYGPGRYANGTDATGRLSRQGFELLKEMERLNIILDATHLCDDAFWDALNVFGGHVWASHNNCRALVDHNRQFSDDMIKALIERGAVIGAALDAWMMVPGWQRGVSDPSAMNCNIDVAVDHIDHICQIAGNTLHVGMGTDLDGAFGREQCPYDLETIADLQKFTSLFEKRGYTSVDIENMVHGNWLRFLRKAWA comes from the coding sequence GTGGCTGAACCTGGCAAGAAACCGCAAAATAACCTGCTGATGTTTATTGTTGACGCACATTTGGATCTTAGTATGAACGCGCTGGAATGGAACCGCGACCTGCGGCAACCGGTAGCTGATATAAACGCGCGTGAAGCCGGGCTGAACGATAAACCCGACAGGGGTAAGGCGACGGTATCACTACCCGAATTGCGTAAAGGCAATATTGGTTTAGTAGTCGCGACGCAGATAGGAAGATATGTAGCGCCCGATAACCCTTTACCGGGGTGGCACTCGCCGCAGCAGGCCTGGGCGCAAACACAAGGGCAGCTAGCCTGGTATAAAGCCATGGAAGCCGAGGGCGAGATGGTACAGGTTGCCGACTTGCTAACGCTGGAAAAGCATTTGACACTTTGGAATAATGGCGAGCCGAATGACGCCAAACCGGTAGGATATATTTTGAGTCTCGAAGGGGCTGACTCGATCATTGATGTAAGTTACCTGGAAAAAGCATATCAAAGCGGGTTACGGGCTGTCGGTCCGGCGCATTACGGCCCGGGGCGGTACGCAAACGGTACAGATGCTACGGGGCGCCTTAGTCGACAGGGTTTTGAGTTGCTAAAAGAGATGGAGCGGTTGAACATTATTTTAGACGCAACGCATTTATGCGATGACGCTTTTTGGGATGCGCTAAACGTATTTGGTGGTCATGTATGGGCCAGCCACAACAACTGCCGGGCATTGGTAGATCACAATCGCCAATTTAGTGATGACATGATAAAGGCTCTTATTGAAAGAGGCGCTGTCATTGGTGCAGCGCTCGATGCATGGATGATGGTGCCGGGTTGGCAGCGGGGGGTATCTGACCCAAGCGCCATGAACTGCAATATCGATGTAGCCGTTGATCATATCGATCATATCTGCCAGATAGCGGGGAACACGCTGCACGTTGGTATGGGTACAGATTTAGACGGCGCTTTTGGCCGCGAGCAGTGCCCGTATGATTTAGAAACAATTGCCGATCTGCAAAAATTTACAAGCCTGTTTGAAAAGCGTGGTTATACTTCCGTAGATATTGAAAACATGGTGCACGGAAACTGGCTTCGCTTTTTACGAAAGGCGTGGGCTTAA
- a CDS encoding D-TA family PLP-dependent enzyme, with translation MSDQTLKWFELADAGEVDSPALLVYPQRVKHNIDLAIHMVGDPARLRPHIKTHKCVEVAQLQIAAGITQFKCATIAEAELLGMAGAADVLLAYQPVGPKLKRFVEVIKMCPQTLYYCLVDNMHSANEVSTAALAHNTKIPVYVDINVGMNRTGLVPDKVAESYLQLFALQGVKPLGLHAYDGHIHEPDIDVRNFKAAAIHEQLKAITREIKKAGLPEPIIVAGGTPTFPFWAQQQEVICSPGTFVYWDAGYAATCKEQEFLPAAVLLTRVISLPNDTTVCLDLGHKSVAAENTIDKRVSFLNAPDLQIIGQSEEHLVAEAGVGHTYQPGDVIYLLPCHVCPTVALFERMLTVELNHVTGEWLNLARNRKITC, from the coding sequence ATGAGCGATCAAACTTTAAAGTGGTTTGAGCTTGCCGATGCAGGCGAAGTAGATTCGCCTGCCTTGTTGGTTTATCCGCAAAGGGTAAAGCATAATATCGACCTTGCAATACACATGGTTGGCGACCCTGCGAGATTGCGACCACATATTAAAACGCATAAGTGTGTAGAAGTCGCTCAGTTACAGATCGCAGCCGGTATCACTCAATTTAAATGTGCTACCATTGCCGAAGCCGAATTATTAGGAATGGCGGGCGCGGCAGATGTGTTATTAGCGTATCAACCCGTTGGTCCCAAGCTAAAACGCTTTGTCGAAGTGATAAAAATGTGTCCGCAGACACTTTATTACTGTCTCGTGGATAATATGCACTCGGCCAATGAAGTGTCAACAGCTGCTTTAGCCCATAATACAAAAATCCCTGTCTACGTAGATATAAATGTTGGGATGAACCGCACGGGACTGGTACCGGATAAAGTGGCAGAATCGTATCTGCAGCTTTTTGCATTGCAAGGTGTAAAGCCACTGGGTTTACATGCTTACGATGGTCATATCCACGAACCCGACATTGATGTTCGAAACTTTAAAGCTGCTGCGATACACGAACAATTAAAAGCTATTACGAGAGAAATTAAGAAAGCCGGTTTACCTGAGCCCATCATTGTCGCGGGCGGCACACCAACATTTCCGTTCTGGGCGCAGCAACAGGAAGTAATTTGCAGCCCTGGAACGTTCGTTTATTGGGACGCCGGTTATGCCGCGACGTGTAAAGAACAAGAGTTTTTGCCCGCTGCAGTTTTGTTGACTCGGGTCATTTCTTTGCCCAACGATACTACCGTTTGCCTCGATTTGGGACACAAATCTGTGGCGGCTGAAAACACGATAGACAAGCGGGTTAGCTTCCTTAATGCCCCCGATCTGCAGATCATAGGCCAAAGTGAAGAACACCTGGTTGCCGAAGCTGGAGTAGGGCATACGTACCAGCCCGGCGACGTTATTTATTTATTGCCCTGCCATGTTTGCCCAACCGTCGCGCTTTTTGAGCGCATGTTAACAGTAGAACTTAATCACGTTACCGGCGAGTGGCTGAACCTGGCAAGAAACCGCAAAATAACCTGCTGA
- a CDS encoding RidA family protein, whose product MPTPEENFAALNLQLPPAPSPLGVYKPCLVDGKYLYLSGHGTVQQDGTLIIGRVGETIDQDNAKLAARQVGLAMLSTIKQNLGSLDKIKRVIKVLGMVNCTPDFEKHPFVINGCSELFASVWGIDNGIGVRSAVGMGSLPDNIPVEIEAMFELAE is encoded by the coding sequence ATGCCTACACCGGAAGAAAATTTTGCCGCCCTTAATCTACAATTGCCGCCTGCACCGTCGCCATTAGGTGTTTATAAACCTTGCCTGGTCGATGGTAAATATCTGTACCTCTCAGGCCACGGAACAGTTCAACAGGATGGTACCTTGATTATTGGCCGTGTCGGCGAAACCATTGATCAAGACAATGCGAAACTTGCAGCGAGACAGGTTGGCCTGGCAATGTTGTCGACAATTAAACAGAACTTAGGCAGCTTAGACAAAATAAAGCGCGTTATCAAGGTGCTAGGTATGGTTAACTGCACCCCGGATTTTGAAAAGCACCCTTTCGTGATCAATGGCTGCAGCGAGCTTTTTGCGAGTGTTTGGGGTATCGACAACGGTATTGGTGTACGCAGTGCTGTAGGTATGGGCTCGCTGCCCGATAATATTCCTGTTGAGATAGAGGCGATGTTTGAACTGGCAGAATGA
- the mnmA gene encoding tRNA 2-thiouridine(34) synthase MnmA: MSKHGRILVAMSGGVDSSVAAVMLHEQGYEVIGLTMKTWDYASSGGSSKETGCCSLDSINDARSLAVGYGFPHYILDIRSEFGDFVIDNFVDEYLAGRTPNPCVLCNTHIKWDALLKRADKLDCEFIATGHYANIRRHDNGRHVISKGKDENKDQSYVLWGVSQQNLARTKFPLGSFAKSEIRQMALDMGQLELANKSESYEICFVPDNDYRAFLRHKVEDLDERIGPGNYILQDGTVVGKHQGYPFYTIGQRKGLGIALGYPAFVTKIDPATNTVTLGPQEQLERKQAWVKNLNLIKYENIFEPIEAITKIRYKDAGATSSIQQLGDHMKVDFVHNVSGIAPGQSAVFYEGNDLLGGGFLM; encoded by the coding sequence ATGAGTAAGCACGGTAGGATATTGGTAGCCATGAGTGGCGGGGTTGATAGTTCTGTAGCGGCAGTGATGCTGCATGAGCAGGGCTATGAAGTGATTGGCCTTACCATGAAGACCTGGGACTATGCCTCATCTGGCGGTAGTAGCAAGGAAACCGGTTGCTGCAGTTTGGATAGCATTAACGATGCCCGCTCGCTTGCCGTTGGTTACGGTTTCCCGCATTACATTTTAGACATCCGCAGCGAATTTGGCGATTTTGTGATCGATAACTTCGTAGACGAATATCTTGCCGGCCGCACACCTAATCCATGTGTCTTATGTAACACGCATATTAAGTGGGATGCCCTGCTTAAACGTGCAGACAAGCTCGACTGTGAGTTTATTGCCACCGGCCACTACGCGAACATCCGCCGGCATGATAACGGCCGTCACGTGATTTCGAAAGGTAAGGACGAAAATAAAGATCAGTCTTACGTGCTTTGGGGTGTATCGCAGCAAAATCTGGCACGTACCAAGTTCCCTTTGGGTAGTTTTGCGAAATCGGAAATACGCCAAATGGCGCTAGACATGGGTCAGTTGGAACTAGCCAACAAAAGCGAAAGTTACGAGATCTGCTTTGTGCCTGATAACGACTATCGCGCGTTTCTTCGCCACAAGGTAGAAGACCTCGACGAGCGAATAGGCCCGGGTAACTATATCTTGCAGGATGGCACTGTTGTAGGTAAACATCAGGGATATCCATTCTATACCATCGGCCAGCGTAAGGGATTAGGTATAGCTTTAGGTTATCCGGCTTTTGTTACGAAGATAGACCCGGCAACCAATACTGTTACCCTGGGCCCGCAAGAACAACTGGAAAGGAAACAAGCCTGGGTGAAGAACCTGAACCTCATTAAGTACGAAAACATTTTTGAGCCGATTGAGGCTATAACTAAAATACGCTATAAAGACGCCGGCGCTACCAGCAGCATTCAGCAACTTGGCGATCACATGAAAGTAGACTTTGTGCACAATGTGTCAGGTATTGCACCCGGCCAGTCTGCCGTGTTTTACGAAGGCAATGACCTGCTTGGCGGTGGATTTTTGATGTAA